TCATGTTATCATCGTGTTATACACATGGATGTGTCATGAAAATGACTGCAGCCTTAACGCCAGAAattttatactatatattattttttacgTTATAGTCTCTATATTAATATTATAGcaatattacattatttatgtgTTATCTGGTCACGACCAGTGACTTTAAACTAAACTGCAAAATCGGTCTATTGAAATATTATGGGCTCATCTGTGACGTTAAATGTGagataaatattatatatactattattattataattattataattattatgttAGATTTAGGGTTCAGGAGGTGGTTTTGGAACTCAGTCTTAGGTTGTAGTTCCTCTGGTCGTCCACTAGGTGGCCGTGATGACGCGCCAGACACCGTCAACACGCAGCGGCGATGACGCTGTCCAAGATGGCGGCGCAGGTCGAGTTGTGCTGTTTGGAGAGTTTTCCTTCACACCTGAGTCCTCTGGATGTTTTGATATTAAAATCTCACCTGGATTCAGTGTTCAAGAATGACACCGACCCACCGACCGTCCTCTTCACCCCGCAGGGGCCTCAGCGCTCCGGGAGGCCGGGCATTTTACTGCGCCTTCACCCGACCACCGAGGAAGAGACTGCGGGCTGCGGCGGGGGAAATTCCTCCAGAGCCGAGTGCGGGAGCCGGGTCCGGCTGTTCACCAGTCGCCTCTTTCTGCGGCACCACGGGCTCCAGCGGCACGGCAGCACGGGGACTGTCCGGGCTCTGGAGCCGGTCACCCTGGACAGAGTGGTGCTGGGAGCCCGCACCAGGCAGAGCCTCCGCTGGGCCGGAACTGAGCAGTTCACCTGCGGGCTGCTGGAGCTCTGCCGCCCTGGACAGTGGCTGCTGGCCCGGCATGGAGACCCGCTGCTGCTTCCCCGACACCCGCTGCTGGGAGCGGACCCGGGACAGGTGAGACTCTGGGACGGGTTATTAAACTTTATTAATACTTGATGTATTGACACGTCAGGTCTCCggcagctgcatgtgtgtgaatgtttgaacTGGTCTGTAATCTGTTTGGACTTCAGTGTAAATGTGGACGTTGTGACATGAACTGACAGACATGGAAACTTAAAAGCATCAAAAGGGAAACCGTTTTTATTTCAACACTGTCAGATATTAAAGATGTATTATATAACGAAGTAGAATCGGTAACTAGAAATAAGGTTGTTTTAAATGATATCCACGATAAccaaagtcatgtttttaaaaatatatgttttgtttgatttattcattaatctaattgaaaacctgttttgtttcatttgtcaaGAATCAGCAACAGATGAGCGAACAGTTTGGATAAATCAATGAATCCTTTTGgctgtgaaatgtaaaacaatttaaagagAAAACTCCAAAGTATTCAATcagaaaaaaggacagagacagcagcagttgGTGACTAACGATCCTTTCTTGTCTTATGACGAAGTTGCAGATccttattaaaaaaatgttgttttttttgtttacgaTCATAAAGGAAAgaagttttgctgtttttgattGTATTATTAAATGGACGCTGATTCATTTTCAGCTCTGCATCCAGAACTCTGTCACATGTTTGACGTGTTttcaggtgcagcagcagctgctggagctgctggtgttGGACTGCAGTCCTGTGACACAGGGCCGGATCACAGCCGCCACGTCTCTGGTCCTGACAGACTGCTGGGACTCCGAGGACCCCCCAGGCGCCCCCCCGCCCTGCAGACCgctcaggctgtgtgtgtcagacttcGCTCATTACGCCGACGGCCTCGGAGGGGGGCGGTCTCTTCTTGACAACAGGAAGCTGCTGGGCTCGGGGTTCTCAGGCGTCCTGCAGGCGCTGGAGTGCAGGGTGGACGTCCGGGTGGTGGACACTCGGCGATGGCTGGGGGTCGAAGGTCAGCAGGGAGCTGCTGTGGACGtggacagctgtgtgtttttgagcaaacagctgcttctcAGGCTGGGGCTGTTCAACCAGGAGTGGGTGAAGCTGTCGAGGCCAGCCGGGTCCTCCAGACCTCCTGCAGGTCAGACTGAGGTCAGGGGGGGCGTCTGCAGAGAGCGTCTGGTCTCTGTGCTGGTGGTGGATTTAACGCTAAGTCcagacctgaacctgaacctgaaccagaACCACAATGAAGTTGGTTTCATATCAGCAACTCTGTGGTTCAACATGACTGACGGAGAAGAGATCCCTGTGAGCAGCTGCACACTGAGGATGAAGGtgcttcaacacacacacacacactctgaacacACTGTGGTacccaacctgggggtcggggCCCCTGCGAGGGGTCACGAGGTGAATCTAAGGGGGTCACAAAATGATTATCAGGACAGGAAGTAAGAAAACTGacatctctttttatttcctgtcctCTAATCTGCTCTTTGAAGtattgtttcctctcttctctaaACATCATTGAAACGAGACACAAATGGAAAGCTCGTAACTCCGAGAGCTGCAGTCTGTGGGGTCACGAGTAGAAATGGGATTATATCAgggctgtcactttttcaaaaggTCAAGTTTCAACAAATTGGAACACGACCTGTGGTGGTCAGGACGTCCAGCTGCAGTCAGACGAGGTCGCAcaggtgaccccccccccaaagaccGGTTCAATCATAAACCTCACTGACGGCTCGCCTCCTTCATGAACTTGTGTCTGCGTATtggttataataacattttacttccAGTTTGATATCTGACTTTTAGATACTGTGTTGGCAGCAGGACCACGACTTGATCCCAGACCTGCCCTCATGCTTCAGTACAAGCCTCATGTGCTTTACAGCAGGGCTCGGTGAACCTGGATATGTTGTGAAAGGTTCAGCATACAGTATCTCTCTGTACCCTGACTGATAGCTGATAATGATACTCTGATATAAAAGCCAGAATTCAAATGTCACAAgcaaataaagataaaagattTTTACTGTGAAAAACTGGAAGTGAGTGCAGTTAATTGGTGAATACTAATAACAGTTGGTTGTTTCTTGCCGACCCGCTCTGATCAGGTCTCTTGTGGTTTTGTCTCAGAGGTGGAGACCGTCTCCTCCGGCGTCCGGCGGTCGTCACTCCGACAGTTTCTGTCGCTCGGCTTCTCCGGCGTTCGCCAGCGAGCTTCACATCCAGCCGGTCGTGTCTCCGCTGTACAACCACCTCAGCTGCTACGACAACCTGCTGTCTGAACACTTCAGGACGCCCAGGTCAGCGCCGTGTCCAGGTCCACACTGCGTACTAGATAATGACCAACATGCTGTTACTGCAGCTTCACACTAACACGATGATGCATGAGCTGACTGTAGAATCACACGTCCATTAAACCTCACGaacagggaaaataaaaaaaatcttgatcTGTCTCTTCACCATttgctatttatttgttttactctgtgtgaacacaccacacactcaaAACCTGCTGAGAATTAGCGTGTAGTCCGCATTTGAGACCCAGCTTCAGTCCAACACTTTGAGCCTCATAACATCTTTACAAATATTTGATCAGTTGACATGAAACCAGGTCGTCAGGATGAAACAGAAGGTTTGTGTCTGATGATCGATTCgtgtcagcctcagctgagcTTTGGCATGATGTTGTCGAAGGCTAACCTGCTAAATGTTAGCGTGTTACGCTAAtctgctaaatgttagcatgttatcCTGCTGACCGGATGCATGTTCACAGGCTGACATGGTACGTGCTAGAATGCTAAGCTATACATACAAAGTCATTATGCTAAAATTAAAGTTACTAAATCAACAACGAGCTGTTAGCAGGTTTTAGTCCAAATCTCTCCTGTTGTGAGTCGATGttcatttcagtgaaaacataaacatcacaGAGGAGCAGACTCCCAGTCTAAccagtttgtctctctgtgcagACTGGTTTCACAGGGAGACATCCTGACTGTTCCAGCTGAAAACCATCCAGACCTGCTGGAGAACACTTCAGAGGGAATACACAGGTACACGAACAAGAAGAAGACTAACAAAGTCCTGATCCTGATTCAGACGTGGAAACATCATGTGttagtgtctgtgtctgtgtgacctttgacctctgtcagGTGTCCAGTGCTGTTCTTCAGAGTGCAGACGGTGTGTCcgtcagcagagagagacggaggaggaggagctcacCTGGCGGACAGACTGCACACCTCACTCTAcatggtgacctttgacctctgacctcagccTGTCTGTATCAGTTAGGgctgcaccaatcaggattttcTCCCACAATTCTTAGGGACACCATTTATTGCAGCTCATgttaagaataagaataatcaGTCGGCTCTTTAGAACACTTTGacaaatattttttctgttttaaaaatgataaaaatgaggCCAGGTGTGACCTGAGGGGAGACCTCCAGCATCAGTCCTGCGTGACCCCCAAAGACCCTCATTACTGATGAAGATGAACCGCCGGCCTCATGTCTGATTCCGCAGTTCAGCTTCATCGTCGTGTCTGCCTCGACACATACACTCAGAGTCCATGTCACGTAAAGGATCAGGACCAGGATGTGGTTTTGATGGTGGTGGTTTTGATCAGCTGGTGTGTCTCGGCCTCATCAGTGGGTTTGTGTGTCTCCTCAGGGAGCGTCCGCCAACAGCCCCGTCCCCTCTGTGGCCGGAGCGTCTCTGTGGACCAGTCTGTCTCCTCCGGGCCTCCACAAGACCGTCGACCTCATCAGCAGCATCATCCTCCCACACCTGCACCACAGGTAGCTCACCTGTCTGCTGGGAACTGAATCTCCAGGCCGTGTCACAGAGAAGAGCATGATGGGACATGTGGTCATGTGATCagtgatgtcagtgttttgtgtggtTGGAGCAGGTCTCTGTCTGGCTGCACCGTCCTGCTTCACGGTCCTGCAGGAAGCGGTAAGATGACGGCGGTCGGCGCGGCGAGTCGCAGACTGAACCTCCACCTGCTGAAGGTACGACAGCTCTGAGTATCGACGTGGCTGCTGTTACACGTTGTCACGGTTACACTTCCTGTTGTCACCTGTGTGCaggtggactgtgtgtgtgtgcgcgctgacACTCCTGCAGCCTCGGAGGTGAAGCTGGCCTCGGTGTTTCAGCGGGCCGACGCCCTGCAGCCCTGCATCCTGCTGCTCAGGAACCTGCAGCTCCTGCTCAGACCTCGAGGTGGCGCCGAGGAGGACGGCAGGGTCCCGGCCGCGCTCTGCCAGCTGCTCCACAGCGCCCCCCCCAGGTCTCTGACTGCCTTTAACCCTCAGTAACACTAATGTGGTTTCCTGTTTCGAGCTTTCTGTTgaactttattatatttttgatattttcaggTAAAGAGTCGACAGGTGCGACATTATATTCTCTCACTGACGATTAAATAATATGTAATGACCTCATGCAGAGCTCAGAACCCCCATCTGCTCACAAAACTCCTGCTGAGGTCGTGGtggtctttgtgtttcagtgtggtggtggtggcgacGGTCTGCAGACCTCGAGATCTGTCTGCAGGCGTCATGGCGGCGTTTGTCCACCAGGTGGCGTTAGAGAGTCCCACTGAGGAGCAGCGGCTCTCCATGCTGGTCAGCCTGAGCCGAGACCTTCACCTGGGGAGAGACGTCAACCTGGAGAGACTCTCCAAACTCACTGCAGTACGTCACATCAGACCAGTACAGACCAGTACAGACCAGTACAGATCCACTGACTGCAGTCTTGAAGTCATGTGACTCCTGTTCACACTGTCAGCAGAggatgttttaaatgtgaaaccCTGACAGTCAGCAAGTGTACTCACTCAtgatctctcctcctcctcctcctcctcctcctcctcagggttTTGTGTTGGGGGATCTGAGTGCGCTGCTGGTCGAGGCAGGCAGAGCCGCCTGCAGGAGGCTGATCCACACCTGGTGAGACTTTAAAGCAtggcggaccgcggtccgagtccggacccagacgccgtcctgTACGGACCCGGACCTGTAATCAATAatgacggggcgcttctattttaaccttATTTTaagcttttctagtctttacagcgctggtttagcggctcaagaaagGCGACTCTGAATCCAGACAGAGGCGAGAGGccgatacagggagagagactgtgaagaTGTGAGACAGTtaacagagaaaaagggaaactcagctgctgctacactttatttagtttttctaaagttaagcactttattttaagatgcacaatttttcaaaagctattttatttattttctcatggGAATAAGTGAGAACGGTCGGAGAACATATCTATCTATTGATCTATCTATTGATCTATTTTGTTTATGACGAGCCAGTTTCATGACCTGAGTTATAATAAACTGGAATGATCTTTTAACCAACACAACTCAAGTCTGAGTTACACATCTGCACCTTTGCAGCAAATAATagagaagaaacagagatttcatttagaattttttttaatttttattttcacttgaatatattttgatttgattttgatttcaaatcatttaaaatgtgggaggaaaccgAAGTGCTCGGAGTAAACCCACGGCAACACAGGGAGCACGCGTGTGCACCTCACAGCGTGGGGCCCGGAAATGAACCCTTAGCTAATTGCTGCGAGGCCTCAGTGTTGAACACCGAGGGGCCTGTGTGGCCTTGAGAGACCTGAAGTCCTGCATCATATCCAGGTAGAACTCAGTGCTACTAACTGGACGTGAGCTTGGATCTTCAGGCCCCAatggacctttttcacagcagaggtTTCGACTTGTAGACCAGC
The sequence above is a segment of the Enoplosus armatus isolate fEnoArm2 chromosome 2, fEnoArm2.hap1, whole genome shotgun sequence genome. Coding sequences within it:
- the pex6 gene encoding peroxisomal ATPase PEX6 translates to MTLSKMAAQVELCCLESFPSHLSPLDVLILKSHLDSVFKNDTDPPTVLFTPQGPQRSGRPGILLRLHPTTEEETAGCGGGNSSRAECGSRVRLFTSRLFLRHHGLQRHGSTGTVRALEPVTLDRVVLGARTRQSLRWAGTEQFTCGLLELCRPGQWLLARHGDPLLLPRHPLLGADPGQVQQQLLELLVLDCSPVTQGRITAATSLVLTDCWDSEDPPGAPPPCRPLRLCVSDFAHYADGLGGGRSLLDNRKLLGSGFSGVLQALECRVDVRVVDTRRWLGVEGQQGAAVDVDSCVFLSKQLLLRLGLFNQEWVKLSRPAGSSRPPAGQTEVRGGVCRERLVSVLVVDLTLSPDLNLNLNQNHNEVGFISATLWFNMTDGEEIPVSSCTLRMKRWRPSPPASGGRHSDSFCRSASPAFASELHIQPVVSPLYNHLSCYDNLLSEHFRTPRLVSQGDILTVPAENHPDLLENTSEGIHRCPVLFFRVQTVCPSAERDGGGGAHLADRLHTSLYMGASANSPVPSVAGASLWTSLSPPGLHKTVDLISSIILPHLHHSRSLSGCTVLLHGPAGSGKMTAVGAASRRLNLHLLKVDCVCVRADTPAASEVKLASVFQRADALQPCILLLRNLQLLLRPRGGAEEDGRVPAALCQLLHSAPPSVVVVATVCRPRDLSAGVMAAFVHQVALESPTEEQRLSMLVSLSRDLHLGRDVNLERLSKLTAGFVLGDLSALLVEAGRAACRRLIHTCSGRQEEDLCSSGVTILNQDFTIALETLQEAQSTAIGAPKIPDVRWEDVGGLQQVKKEILDTVQLPLQHPELLSLGLNRTGVLLYGPPGTGKTLLAKAVATECSMTFLSVKGPELINMYVGQSEENIREVFSRARSAAPCVVFFDELDSLAPSRGRSGDSGGVMDRVVSQLLAELDALHSTVGVFVIGATNRPDLLDQSLLRPGRFDKLVYVGINEDRVSQLQVLQAILRKFQLDSVDLQEVVDRCPAHMTGADLYALCSDAMTAAIKRKISLIDDGLDSEDSPVLVSVQDFSAALENFRPSVSDEELLRYKNLQQKLTAE